The following DNA comes from Ricinus communis isolate WT05 ecotype wild-type chromosome 10, ASM1957865v1, whole genome shotgun sequence.
AACGATCGTGCAACATACGAATAGACAACTAGTTTCTCTTAttaatttcagtttttttatctattttagtttcatatttttttttctttatcacaAAGTTTCACATTAATGACtatcattcttttattattaaaaacaatccaaactaaaactaaataaattaatagatcgATTTATATCTGATTTAGATTTAATGAGGAACGATATTCAATCTTTTTAGAGGTTgaatctaaattaaaaaacttatgattttaattaaatcaatttaaatcATGTTTATAATTATATCCATTGCTTAGTTTAGACATATACTATATAAAGTTCATATTTATAGTAAATTTCAATATGAGTCTGCATAGAGTCagttacaaaaaaaaaaaaaatcttattgaaaaaaataccttaatttaattataaaataaaaattattttaaaaattcataattcgAATATAATATAATCTGATTTGAAATATAGTtgaatttagtaattaaataaatctagtttttatctctttctcttttatccaattttaaaaatttataagctgatggtaaatatatatcttaatttgaattataaaatcataaatttgaatttttcttttcatttttaactaaaaaaccTCTAAAAATCCATTCAACTAAAGAATGTGGGATGGGAATTAATTAGCGCTTAAAGAGGTACATATTTACAtgtgaatttgatatatggaGATACATTGgtcattgattttattagaagaaagaaatgaatttccattttaatgcacatcttaaataaaaataaataatggtCATCCAATAACTAAtatctcatatatatacacatgaGAATCATTCAAGCCTTCTTTcttaagaaaagaatttatgaACTTTTCTTGAAGACAATTATTTGCTAGAAGTTATTGCCCCAAAATGCATAATTACTAAAAACTATTTGGGGGATCGAGTAACAAGTTCCACCATCTCAAGAGAAATGCAAGGTTGTTCCACTGGTACCTGCATAAATTTCATGAATTAAGAGTAAAAAGATtcattaaaatctaaaatatataaaaattacaggagcaaatattaaattaaataattttttatttagcaaGAATAATACGAACtattgtttttataattaattagaatttgaccttattattatttttaatcaaatggCATATACTTACAAAATGGCCTGCTCCCATGACccaaaagaaagataaattctTGTATGAGCTTCTAAACCCTTTTGTAGTTGTATTATCATTCTTGCAATACAAAGGAGTACGTTCCTGTTTCAGAAAATTCTTCAACCCATCCCACCTAAAATTATAGAACAGCTATTATTTAGCTTTAAGAAGAAATCAATGAAAcagaaagggaaaaaaaaaaaaaaaagggtttaTTGCAAAATTGAAGCTTGATGAGATTTAGGGTAAAGTGGTACTTGAGTCTGTTAACCCATGCTTCTGCTCCTTTGGTTGAGCATATGAGATCAAGCtgcaatatttataaatatatacgttttatatgattattttcttataatgacaccaaactatttaattaatgaaataaatacacTATGAGATAAAATATACAtcagcaaaaaaaaaagatattataaataaatcaatccAGTCATAcatgataaatttttattattttagtatttattatttttatagaataattaaataaaacttaaatatattaaatatattattaagttaATAAGAAAGTAgataaaacttaaataaattttaaatttttaaattgagtTCGAACTTAATTCAAAACTTACTTGGCCATTGTAGACTATCACTCTTATGCCTTTGGCCAACAGCTCATCAACCtgaagacaaagaaaaagaaaaatgtgtTAACAAAAATTCTCGTGGTATATTAGCCTTAGAGGCGTGCATGATTTAATGAGCCAGCTCGACATGATAATCcttttattatatcttttacCTCTTGGATTCTGGGCTTCATGAAATCATCCACTAAAGCTGGAAAGACCAAGCGACCTTGTCCTCCCCAACTGTAATTTTTCAGATCAtctttatcatcatcatcatgaGATTCAATTCATGATCCAACACATTTGTCATTATTAAGAACCAAAAGGGAAGATCGTTTATTATACAATGTATTCGAACTTACGTGACATTTTCAGGAATGATCTTTAGCTTTATCCTGACGGGCCCATTCATCAAGTCATAAAGATTACTGCTCCCTGCATTAGAACCAGTTGATGGAAAATACCTGGTCTCAAGATATCTCGAGTACCTATCAGTAGAAACACCTTTTTTTGATCTCTCTGTGGAGGTCCCAATCACCGGATCATTTTCATAATCAAGCATGAAGTTGTAGAAGTCCTGTAATATCACACACCACACTGTATTAATAAACTCGAATTTCGTGCCTTAGATCGATCCCAATCTCCAGTActagaaattattataaaattcatttacaGTGACAGAACTCCTTTGAAGCTAGAGTGAGCTGTAGCCCAtgtagtttaaaaaaaaattagaagaataaatattcttttgtcCGAATAATTtaggaaaaatataattctaattcgGAGGATAGTTTTTTTAGAAGTTGTCGTTATGAGAATAAATTTATAGTCTAGCATGGAATAACTAAAGATTTCTGGTTACAGTTAGCTATtagtgcaataatataaagattAGCTAAATAGGGTAATGTGTAGTGACGTACCACATTGTTACTGTTGTCAAGAATAACATTCTCAAGATCACTCCATGTTGATGTAGCATCTACAAATTTACCTTGCGCGAGCTGCTGTTGAATCTGTAGAGCTAAACTGTATCTTGCAAGgtgttttatataaataaatatgttagaTTACTGACGAAGAAGTTCACAAGTTCAAAGCATTGAGGTTATATCAAATGGGAAGCTTGAGGACCTGTTTGAGATGTTTAAGCCCCTGTTGTTCATTCTTGATAGGTCTTTGAGTAGAGGTCCCCATGTAAGCTGCATTTCAGttacatatatatgttctGAAAAATTATTGGTGGTCGGAAAATAGTTGACTAGTAAAGTTCTTGAATATGTAGAGTTTACTCACCACAAAATGTTCAGGTGAAATCCAGCTATCACCCAAAGCAACTCCTGTAATACCAGATGTAATaatgtttttatcttttctgaaatttatatCTTCACAATCCTGAAGATATTATTAATCCTGGGACGCGCTTAGGTTATCTTATACTCTCAACAGGAAACGTTAcaagaattgaaagaatttacTCATGTGTTCTTGAATTTCTACTCTTTTAAAGATTGAGAAAGTAGAAAAAACGTGTAATAAGATTACCCCCTAACTGCATCTTCAATTCTCCTGCTTCAATAGCTTTCAGAGCATAAACCCCAAGAGTCGCTGCAAATTTGCCTCCATAAGACTCTGCAAATATGTAGAGAGGACTTTTTTGGAGGTTCTCATCTCCATTGAAGAGCTCCTTCAACAAGGCAGTTAAATCATTTGCTGCCTCTTCATCAGTCCTAACCACCAATCCATTGTCTTCCACATAACTAAATCCTGTTGCCACTGGACTATCCTAAAATTCCATGAATTGTACAACAAACTTAGCATAAATAGAGGATAAGAACTATATAGAAAAATTCCAAAGATTAATAATGTACCACAAATAAAAGATCTGCTTTGTGGAGCCATGTGGAATTTCTTGGATTCAAGTTGCTGTCTAGTGGTCCAATCTCTAGGAAATTTCCAAATGCAACACCAGAACCCCCCTTTAACAAGATTGCAATTACATTATCAACTacttttttttagtatgataaaaagaaaaattaaattttgtagaTATCACTTACTGGTCCTCCTTGCAGCCACAGAATTGTTGGCCATGGAGTGGATGAATTTGCAACCCTACAAGGGCTTTTATAAAGCCACCAAAATAGATGTGCCTCTATATATGTACATTACACAAAGTAAACATgaaactaaattatatatcaaagaTGACAAAAAAAACTAACATATACGTTTTAAACctataattaaatcttatacaaaaatatgttaaatgtAACCGTACTGGGTCGAACTTCGACGTAGCCCCATTGTTCGGATCCATCAGGACTTCCTGCATCAGAAGCCAAATTTCCCTGAAGcaatgataaagaaaatgcAAGAAAGAGGATAAGAATGGAGTGTTTCTCCATGGAAGCTAGTTCTGTGACAAGAATGAACAATGGAGAGTTTCTCTATGTATATATTCAAATAGAGCCATCGACATAAGAATAAGAATCTACACCTCCTTTTGTTTGACTATATATTTTGAACAAGAAAcattaatcataataatagaagcaagaaacaaattttcataaaatgtTCCATTGCAAGGAATCAAATTAATAGAGAAAAATCCATAGTaacatacaaaagaaaaatgcctAGTCggcttattattattattattattgttgttgttgttgttgttgttttttaattaaagataaataaaaataaagaataaaactGAAGAGATGCTTCATCATGTATAGCATTGCTTAATTAGTCATAATGATGCAGAAAATAAGGATTATTAGTAATAAGGTC
Coding sequences within:
- the LOC8283949 gene encoding serine carboxypeptidase-like 51 isoform X2 — encoded protein: MINVSCSKYIVKQKEGNLASDAGSPDGSEQWGYVEVRPKAHLFWWLYKSPCRVANSSTPWPTILWLQGGPGGSGVAFGNFLEIGPLDSNLNPRNSTWLHKADLLFVDSPVATGFSYVEDNGLVVRTDEEAANDLTALLKELFNGDENLQKSPLYIFAESYGGKFAATLGVYALKAIEAGELKMQLGGVALGDSWISPEHFVLTWGPLLKDLSRMNNRGLNISNSLALQIQQQLAQGKFVDATSTWSDLENVILDNSNNVDFYNFMLDYENDPVIGTSTERSKKGVSTDRYSRYLETRYFPSTGSNAGSSNLYDLMNGPVRIKLKIIPENVTWGGQGRLVFPALVDDFMKPRIQEVDELLAKGIRVIVYNGQLDLICSTKGAEAWVNRLKWDGLKNFLKQERTPLYCKNDNTTTKGFRSSYKNLSFFWVMGAGHFVPVEQPCISLEMVELVTRSPK
- the LOC8283949 gene encoding serine carboxypeptidase-like 51 isoform X1, producing the protein MEKHSILILFLAFSLSLLQGNLASDAGSPDGSEQWGYVEVRPKAHLFWWLYKSPCRVANSSTPWPTILWLQGGPGGSGVAFGNFLEIGPLDSNLNPRNSTWLHKADLLFVDSPVATGFSYVEDNGLVVRTDEEAANDLTALLKELFNGDENLQKSPLYIFAESYGGKFAATLGVYALKAIEAGELKMQLGGVALGDSWISPEHFVLTWGPLLKDLSRMNNRGLNISNSLALQIQQQLAQGKFVDATSTWSDLENVILDNSNNVDFYNFMLDYENDPVIGTSTERSKKGVSTDRYSRYLETRYFPSTGSNAGSSNLYDLMNGPVRIKLKIIPENVTWGGQGRLVFPALVDDFMKPRIQEVDELLAKGIRVIVYNGQLDLICSTKGAEAWVNRLKWDGLKNFLKQERTPLYCKNDNTTTKGFRSSYKNLSFFWVMGAGHFVPVEQPCISLEMVELVTRSPK